One genomic region from Mytilus trossulus isolate FHL-02 chromosome 9, PNRI_Mtr1.1.1.hap1, whole genome shotgun sequence encodes:
- the LOC134685144 gene encoding fatty acyl-CoA reductase 1-like isoform X1, which translates to MASLHPTVSEYYTDKNVFITGATGFIGKVLLEKLLRSCPNVGNLYLLVRPKKSQDCHQRITEISQSPVFDKVRAENPNFDKKLIPIHGDITEEGLGISEENVELLENQVNIVFHSAATIRFDEPLSNSEEIDSSSAKSGSALRIAMEMNVLGVRKMIQLCNNFKKLEVFVHVSTAYANCDRPFIEEMVYQPSVEPQKLIDALDWLDDEMLDQITSKLIGDKPNTYTFTKQLAEHLLIKEGSSLPLAILRPSIVGASWKEPFPGWIDNFNGPSGLYVAAGKGILRYMNCDAMGVADIIPVDIPVNMMITMAWYTAVYKPSTVPIFHSTSGSVNPFTWGEIENVVMNFWKKVPLDSCFRRPKAPIAKSGFLLDYYIFVSHMIPAYFADLGYCMLGKRPRMVKIYNKLHRAMGTLTFFTTHSWEWTYNNLDMLKSKLSPEDRRLFYFDPRGLHWPTYLEAYCLGAKKYLLNEDLSGLPAAKAHLRNLRNLRYIFNTVVIVALWRVLVARSDIARNLWVFIIGLVTKFVKFFRLTSAVRR; encoded by the exons ATGGCATCACTTCACCCAACAGTATCAGAGTATTATAcagataaaaatgttttcataacAGGAGCAACAGGATTTATTGGCAAAGTCCTGTTAGAAAAACTGTTAAGGAGTTGTCCTAACGTTGGAAATCTGTATTTATTAGTTCGACCTAAGAAATCTCAAGACTGTCATCAAAGGATCACAGAAATCTCACAGTCTCCG GTATTTGACAAAGTCAGAGCTGAAAAtccaaactttgacaaaaagtTGATTCCAATCCATGGTGATATAACAGAGGAAGGTCTAGGTATCAGTGAAGAGAATGTGGAGTTATTGGAGAACCAGGTCAACATTGTGTTCCATAGTGCTGCTACAATACGATTTGATGAACCTCTTAG TAACAGTGAGGAAATAGATTCAAGCAGTGCCAAATCAGGCTCTGCATTAAG AATTGCCATGGAAATGAATGTTTTAGGAGTAAGAAAAATGATTCAGCTGTGTAATAACTTTAAGAAACTAGAA gTTTTTGTTCATGTGTCAACAGCATATGCTAATTGTGACCGACCATTCATAGAAGAAATGGTTTATCAACCTAGTGTAGAACCACAGAAACTCATAGATGCTTTAGA CTGGTTAGATGATGAGATGCTTGATCAAATTACTTCAAAATTAATTGGTGACAAACCCAATACATATACCTTCACAAAACAGCTGGCGGAACATTTGTTGATAAAGGAAGGATCAAGTCTACCTCTAGCAATCTTACGTCCTTCAATTGTTGGTGCTTCATGGAAGGAGCCATTTCCT ggTTGGATAGACAACTTTAATGGACCAAGTGGACTTTATGTTGCA GCTGGTAAAGGAATTTTACGATACATGAATTGTGACGCAATGGGAGTAGCTGACATTATTCCAGTAGATATACCAGTCAACATGATGATCACTATGGCATGGTACACAGCAGTATACAAGCCAAGTACAGTACCAATATTCCACAGTACCTCAGGATCTGTAAATCCATTCACATGGGGAGAAATAG aGAATGTAGTTATGAATTTTTGGAAGAAAGTTCCATTAGATTCCTGTTTCAGAAGACCAAAGGCACCAATAGCTAAATCTGG atttctactagattattatatatttgttagtCATATGATTCCTGCTTACTTTGCTGACTTAGGTTATTGTATGCTGGGAAAACGACCAAG AATGGTAAAGATTTACAATAAGTTACACAGAGCTATGGGAACATTGACATTCTTCACTACTCACTCTTGGGAATGGACATACAACAACCTAGACATGTTAAAAAGTAAACTGTCACCCGAGGATAGAAGG ttattttattttgatccACGAGGTCTACACTGGCCCACTTACTTAGAGGCTTATTGTTTAGGAGCtaagaaatatttattgaatgaGGATCTGTCAGGATTACCAGCAGCTAAAGCTCATCTCAGAAA CTTGAGAAACCTTAGATACATTTTCAATACAGTAGTGATAGTGGCCTTGTGGAGGGTATTGGTAGCCCGAAGTGACATTGCTAGAAATCTGTGGGTGTTTATAATTGGACTTGTaacaaaatttgttaaattcTTTCGATTAACGAGTGCTGTGCGACGGTAA
- the LOC134685144 gene encoding fatty acyl-CoA reductase 1-like isoform X2, with translation MASLHPTVSEYYTDKNVFITGATGFIGKVLLEKLLRSCPNVGNLYLLVRPKKSQDCHQRITEISQSPVFDKVRAENPNFDKKLIPIHGDITEEGLGISEENVELLENQVNIVFHSAATIRFDEPLRIAMEMNVLGVRKMIQLCNNFKKLEVFVHVSTAYANCDRPFIEEMVYQPSVEPQKLIDALDWLDDEMLDQITSKLIGDKPNTYTFTKQLAEHLLIKEGSSLPLAILRPSIVGASWKEPFPGWIDNFNGPSGLYVAAGKGILRYMNCDAMGVADIIPVDIPVNMMITMAWYTAVYKPSTVPIFHSTSGSVNPFTWGEIENVVMNFWKKVPLDSCFRRPKAPIAKSGFLLDYYIFVSHMIPAYFADLGYCMLGKRPRMVKIYNKLHRAMGTLTFFTTHSWEWTYNNLDMLKSKLSPEDRRLFYFDPRGLHWPTYLEAYCLGAKKYLLNEDLSGLPAAKAHLRNLRNLRYIFNTVVIVALWRVLVARSDIARNLWVFIIGLVTKFVKFFRLTSAVRR, from the exons ATGGCATCACTTCACCCAACAGTATCAGAGTATTATAcagataaaaatgttttcataacAGGAGCAACAGGATTTATTGGCAAAGTCCTGTTAGAAAAACTGTTAAGGAGTTGTCCTAACGTTGGAAATCTGTATTTATTAGTTCGACCTAAGAAATCTCAAGACTGTCATCAAAGGATCACAGAAATCTCACAGTCTCCG GTATTTGACAAAGTCAGAGCTGAAAAtccaaactttgacaaaaagtTGATTCCAATCCATGGTGATATAACAGAGGAAGGTCTAGGTATCAGTGAAGAGAATGTGGAGTTATTGGAGAACCAGGTCAACATTGTGTTCCATAGTGCTGCTACAATACGATTTGATGAACCTCTTAG AATTGCCATGGAAATGAATGTTTTAGGAGTAAGAAAAATGATTCAGCTGTGTAATAACTTTAAGAAACTAGAA gTTTTTGTTCATGTGTCAACAGCATATGCTAATTGTGACCGACCATTCATAGAAGAAATGGTTTATCAACCTAGTGTAGAACCACAGAAACTCATAGATGCTTTAGA CTGGTTAGATGATGAGATGCTTGATCAAATTACTTCAAAATTAATTGGTGACAAACCCAATACATATACCTTCACAAAACAGCTGGCGGAACATTTGTTGATAAAGGAAGGATCAAGTCTACCTCTAGCAATCTTACGTCCTTCAATTGTTGGTGCTTCATGGAAGGAGCCATTTCCT ggTTGGATAGACAACTTTAATGGACCAAGTGGACTTTATGTTGCA GCTGGTAAAGGAATTTTACGATACATGAATTGTGACGCAATGGGAGTAGCTGACATTATTCCAGTAGATATACCAGTCAACATGATGATCACTATGGCATGGTACACAGCAGTATACAAGCCAAGTACAGTACCAATATTCCACAGTACCTCAGGATCTGTAAATCCATTCACATGGGGAGAAATAG aGAATGTAGTTATGAATTTTTGGAAGAAAGTTCCATTAGATTCCTGTTTCAGAAGACCAAAGGCACCAATAGCTAAATCTGG atttctactagattattatatatttgttagtCATATGATTCCTGCTTACTTTGCTGACTTAGGTTATTGTATGCTGGGAAAACGACCAAG AATGGTAAAGATTTACAATAAGTTACACAGAGCTATGGGAACATTGACATTCTTCACTACTCACTCTTGGGAATGGACATACAACAACCTAGACATGTTAAAAAGTAAACTGTCACCCGAGGATAGAAGG ttattttattttgatccACGAGGTCTACACTGGCCCACTTACTTAGAGGCTTATTGTTTAGGAGCtaagaaatatttattgaatgaGGATCTGTCAGGATTACCAGCAGCTAAAGCTCATCTCAGAAA CTTGAGAAACCTTAGATACATTTTCAATACAGTAGTGATAGTGGCCTTGTGGAGGGTATTGGTAGCCCGAAGTGACATTGCTAGAAATCTGTGGGTGTTTATAATTGGACTTGTaacaaaatttgttaaattcTTTCGATTAACGAGTGCTGTGCGACGGTAA